Proteins found in one Podarcis muralis chromosome 5, rPodMur119.hap1.1, whole genome shotgun sequence genomic segment:
- the TMCC2 gene encoding transmembrane and coiled-coil domains protein 2 isoform X2 gives MLQPCKKDLHGGGEYRFPIRAPNHCWVTEASASPGEGDGAVQTPAMELDKGDVSQISLPSNTSHGDADGNFCLDVPDGNPDPQRTKAAIDHLHQKILKITEQIRVEQEARDDNVAEYLKLANNADKQQASRIKQVFEKKNQKSAQTIAQLHKKLEHYHKKLKEIEQNGPSRQPKDVFRDMHQGLKDVGANVRSSISGFGGGVVEGVKGGLSGLSQATHTAVVSKPREFASLIRNKFGSADNIAHLKDTLEDGHPEEASRTLSGSATLVSSPKYGSDDECSSATSGSAAGSNSGAGAGGLGSPKSNTLDSHHYNFETIIEELREIKDIQSHLEDSMEDLKAQLQRDYTYMTQCLQEERYRYERLEEQLNDLTELHQNEMTNLKQELASMEEKVAYQSYERARDIQEAVESCLTRVTKLELQQQQQQVVQLEGVENANARALLGKFINVILALMAVLLVFVSTIASFITPLMKTRMRLLSTTLLVLFLFLLWKHWDSITYLLEHVLLPS, from the exons TTGGATAAAGGGGATGTGAGCCAAATCAGCCTGCCTTCCAATACAAGCCACGGTGATGCTGATGGCAACTTCTGCCTTGACGTTCCAGATGGCAACCCAGACCCGCAGAGGACAAAGGCTGCCATTGACCACCTGCACCAGAAGATCCTCAAGATCACCGAGCAGATCAGGGTTGAGCAAGAGGCACGAGATGACAATGTGGCTGAGTACCTGAAACTAGCCAACAACGCTGACAAGCAGCAGGCCTCTCGTATCAAACAGGTCTTTGAGAAGAAGAACCAGAAGTCAGCCCAGACCATCGCGCAGTTGCACAAGAAGCTTGAACATTATCACAAAAAGCTAAAGGAGATTGAACAAAATGGGCCCTCTCGACAGCCCAAAGACGTCTTCCGGGACATGCACCAGGGCCTCAAGGACGTAGGGGCCAATGTCCGCTCCAGCATCAGTGGCTTTGGAGGCGGAGTGGTGGAGGGTGTCAAAGGTGGACTGTCAGGCCTTTCTCAAGCCACCCACACAGCTGTGGTCTCCAAACCCCGAGAGTTTGCAAGCTTGATCCGCAACAAATTTGGCAGTGCGGACAACATTGCCCACTTGAAGGACACGCTGGAAGATGGGCACCCTGAGGAGGCTTCACGGACTCTGAGTGGCAGTGCCACTCTGGTTTCTAGTCCCAAATACGGCAGTGACGATGAGTGCTCCAGTGCCACTTCTGGCTCAGCAGCAGGTAGCAACTCGGGGGCGGGTGCTGGTGGCTTGGGCAGCCCCAAGTCTAACACCTTGGACAGTCACCACTATAATTTTGAGACCATCATAGAAGAACTGAGGGAGATTAAGGACATTCAGTCCCACCTTGAGGACTCCATGGAAGACCTCAAGGCCCAGCTGCAGCGAGACTATACGTATATGACTCAGTGCTTACAGGAAGAGCGTTATAG ATATGAACGCTTGGAAGAGCAGCTGAATGACCTGACAGAACTCCACCAGAATGAAATGACCAATCTCAAACAGGAGCTGGCCAGCATGGAGGAGAAGGTGGCTTACCAGTCCTATGAGAGGGCCAGAGACATTCAG GAGGCTGTGGAATCCTGCCTGACTCGTGTCACCAAGCTGgaacttcagcagcagcagcaacaggtggTGCAGCTGGAAGGGGTGGAGAATGCCAATGCCCGGGCCCTGCTAGGCAAATTCATCAACGTCATATTGGCCTTGATGGCTGTGCTGCTGGTCTTTGTCTCCACCATTGCCAGTTTCATCACGCCCTTGATGAAGACCCGCATGCGTCTCCTGAGCACCACCCTGCTAGtgctttttctcttcctcctctggaaGCACTGGGACTCCATCACTTACCTTCTGGAACACGTGCTGCTCCCTAGCTGA
- the TMCC2 gene encoding transmembrane and coiled-coil domains protein 2 isoform X4, translating to MRKKRVLEPDEHWKLDKGDVSQISLPSNTSHGDADGNFCLDVPDGNPDPQRTKAAIDHLHQKILKITEQIRVEQEARDDNVAEYLKLANNADKQQASRIKQVFEKKNQKSAQTIAQLHKKLEHYHKKLKEIEQNGPSRQPKDVFRDMHQGLKDVGANVRSSISGFGGGVVEGVKGGLSGLSQATHTAVVSKPREFASLIRNKFGSADNIAHLKDTLEDGHPEEASRTLSGSATLVSSPKYGSDDECSSATSGSAAGSNSGAGAGGLGSPKSNTLDSHHYNFETIIEELREIKDIQSHLEDSMEDLKAQLQRDYTYMTQCLQEERYRYERLEEQLNDLTELHQNEMTNLKQELASMEEKVAYQSYERARDIQEAVESCLTRVTKLELQQQQQQVVQLEGVENANARALLGKFINVILALMAVLLVFVSTIASFITPLMKTRMRLLSTTLLVLFLFLLWKHWDSITYLLEHVLLPS from the exons TTGGATAAAGGGGATGTGAGCCAAATCAGCCTGCCTTCCAATACAAGCCACGGTGATGCTGATGGCAACTTCTGCCTTGACGTTCCAGATGGCAACCCAGACCCGCAGAGGACAAAGGCTGCCATTGACCACCTGCACCAGAAGATCCTCAAGATCACCGAGCAGATCAGGGTTGAGCAAGAGGCACGAGATGACAATGTGGCTGAGTACCTGAAACTAGCCAACAACGCTGACAAGCAGCAGGCCTCTCGTATCAAACAGGTCTTTGAGAAGAAGAACCAGAAGTCAGCCCAGACCATCGCGCAGTTGCACAAGAAGCTTGAACATTATCACAAAAAGCTAAAGGAGATTGAACAAAATGGGCCCTCTCGACAGCCCAAAGACGTCTTCCGGGACATGCACCAGGGCCTCAAGGACGTAGGGGCCAATGTCCGCTCCAGCATCAGTGGCTTTGGAGGCGGAGTGGTGGAGGGTGTCAAAGGTGGACTGTCAGGCCTTTCTCAAGCCACCCACACAGCTGTGGTCTCCAAACCCCGAGAGTTTGCAAGCTTGATCCGCAACAAATTTGGCAGTGCGGACAACATTGCCCACTTGAAGGACACGCTGGAAGATGGGCACCCTGAGGAGGCTTCACGGACTCTGAGTGGCAGTGCCACTCTGGTTTCTAGTCCCAAATACGGCAGTGACGATGAGTGCTCCAGTGCCACTTCTGGCTCAGCAGCAGGTAGCAACTCGGGGGCGGGTGCTGGTGGCTTGGGCAGCCCCAAGTCTAACACCTTGGACAGTCACCACTATAATTTTGAGACCATCATAGAAGAACTGAGGGAGATTAAGGACATTCAGTCCCACCTTGAGGACTCCATGGAAGACCTCAAGGCCCAGCTGCAGCGAGACTATACGTATATGACTCAGTGCTTACAGGAAGAGCGTTATAG ATATGAACGCTTGGAAGAGCAGCTGAATGACCTGACAGAACTCCACCAGAATGAAATGACCAATCTCAAACAGGAGCTGGCCAGCATGGAGGAGAAGGTGGCTTACCAGTCCTATGAGAGGGCCAGAGACATTCAG GAGGCTGTGGAATCCTGCCTGACTCGTGTCACCAAGCTGgaacttcagcagcagcagcaacaggtggTGCAGCTGGAAGGGGTGGAGAATGCCAATGCCCGGGCCCTGCTAGGCAAATTCATCAACGTCATATTGGCCTTGATGGCTGTGCTGCTGGTCTTTGTCTCCACCATTGCCAGTTTCATCACGCCCTTGATGAAGACCCGCATGCGTCTCCTGAGCACCACCCTGCTAGtgctttttctcttcctcctctggaaGCACTGGGACTCCATCACTTACCTTCTGGAACACGTGCTGCTCCCTAGCTGA
- the TMCC2 gene encoding transmembrane and coiled-coil domains protein 2 isoform X3 has translation MPEMHPSESDPCPGKKILLLNSLLGVFLDKGDVSQISLPSNTSHGDADGNFCLDVPDGNPDPQRTKAAIDHLHQKILKITEQIRVEQEARDDNVAEYLKLANNADKQQASRIKQVFEKKNQKSAQTIAQLHKKLEHYHKKLKEIEQNGPSRQPKDVFRDMHQGLKDVGANVRSSISGFGGGVVEGVKGGLSGLSQATHTAVVSKPREFASLIRNKFGSADNIAHLKDTLEDGHPEEASRTLSGSATLVSSPKYGSDDECSSATSGSAAGSNSGAGAGGLGSPKSNTLDSHHYNFETIIEELREIKDIQSHLEDSMEDLKAQLQRDYTYMTQCLQEERYRYERLEEQLNDLTELHQNEMTNLKQELASMEEKVAYQSYERARDIQEAVESCLTRVTKLELQQQQQQVVQLEGVENANARALLGKFINVILALMAVLLVFVSTIASFITPLMKTRMRLLSTTLLVLFLFLLWKHWDSITYLLEHVLLPS, from the exons TTGGATAAAGGGGATGTGAGCCAAATCAGCCTGCCTTCCAATACAAGCCACGGTGATGCTGATGGCAACTTCTGCCTTGACGTTCCAGATGGCAACCCAGACCCGCAGAGGACAAAGGCTGCCATTGACCACCTGCACCAGAAGATCCTCAAGATCACCGAGCAGATCAGGGTTGAGCAAGAGGCACGAGATGACAATGTGGCTGAGTACCTGAAACTAGCCAACAACGCTGACAAGCAGCAGGCCTCTCGTATCAAACAGGTCTTTGAGAAGAAGAACCAGAAGTCAGCCCAGACCATCGCGCAGTTGCACAAGAAGCTTGAACATTATCACAAAAAGCTAAAGGAGATTGAACAAAATGGGCCCTCTCGACAGCCCAAAGACGTCTTCCGGGACATGCACCAGGGCCTCAAGGACGTAGGGGCCAATGTCCGCTCCAGCATCAGTGGCTTTGGAGGCGGAGTGGTGGAGGGTGTCAAAGGTGGACTGTCAGGCCTTTCTCAAGCCACCCACACAGCTGTGGTCTCCAAACCCCGAGAGTTTGCAAGCTTGATCCGCAACAAATTTGGCAGTGCGGACAACATTGCCCACTTGAAGGACACGCTGGAAGATGGGCACCCTGAGGAGGCTTCACGGACTCTGAGTGGCAGTGCCACTCTGGTTTCTAGTCCCAAATACGGCAGTGACGATGAGTGCTCCAGTGCCACTTCTGGCTCAGCAGCAGGTAGCAACTCGGGGGCGGGTGCTGGTGGCTTGGGCAGCCCCAAGTCTAACACCTTGGACAGTCACCACTATAATTTTGAGACCATCATAGAAGAACTGAGGGAGATTAAGGACATTCAGTCCCACCTTGAGGACTCCATGGAAGACCTCAAGGCCCAGCTGCAGCGAGACTATACGTATATGACTCAGTGCTTACAGGAAGAGCGTTATAG ATATGAACGCTTGGAAGAGCAGCTGAATGACCTGACAGAACTCCACCAGAATGAAATGACCAATCTCAAACAGGAGCTGGCCAGCATGGAGGAGAAGGTGGCTTACCAGTCCTATGAGAGGGCCAGAGACATTCAG GAGGCTGTGGAATCCTGCCTGACTCGTGTCACCAAGCTGgaacttcagcagcagcagcaacaggtggTGCAGCTGGAAGGGGTGGAGAATGCCAATGCCCGGGCCCTGCTAGGCAAATTCATCAACGTCATATTGGCCTTGATGGCTGTGCTGCTGGTCTTTGTCTCCACCATTGCCAGTTTCATCACGCCCTTGATGAAGACCCGCATGCGTCTCCTGAGCACCACCCTGCTAGtgctttttctcttcctcctctggaaGCACTGGGACTCCATCACTTACCTTCTGGAACACGTGCTGCTCCCTAGCTGA
- the TMCC2 gene encoding transmembrane and coiled-coil domains protein 2 isoform X5 codes for MVHTQLDKGDVSQISLPSNTSHGDADGNFCLDVPDGNPDPQRTKAAIDHLHQKILKITEQIRVEQEARDDNVAEYLKLANNADKQQASRIKQVFEKKNQKSAQTIAQLHKKLEHYHKKLKEIEQNGPSRQPKDVFRDMHQGLKDVGANVRSSISGFGGGVVEGVKGGLSGLSQATHTAVVSKPREFASLIRNKFGSADNIAHLKDTLEDGHPEEASRTLSGSATLVSSPKYGSDDECSSATSGSAAGSNSGAGAGGLGSPKSNTLDSHHYNFETIIEELREIKDIQSHLEDSMEDLKAQLQRDYTYMTQCLQEERYRYERLEEQLNDLTELHQNEMTNLKQELASMEEKVAYQSYERARDIQEAVESCLTRVTKLELQQQQQQVVQLEGVENANARALLGKFINVILALMAVLLVFVSTIASFITPLMKTRMRLLSTTLLVLFLFLLWKHWDSITYLLEHVLLPS; via the exons TTGGATAAAGGGGATGTGAGCCAAATCAGCCTGCCTTCCAATACAAGCCACGGTGATGCTGATGGCAACTTCTGCCTTGACGTTCCAGATGGCAACCCAGACCCGCAGAGGACAAAGGCTGCCATTGACCACCTGCACCAGAAGATCCTCAAGATCACCGAGCAGATCAGGGTTGAGCAAGAGGCACGAGATGACAATGTGGCTGAGTACCTGAAACTAGCCAACAACGCTGACAAGCAGCAGGCCTCTCGTATCAAACAGGTCTTTGAGAAGAAGAACCAGAAGTCAGCCCAGACCATCGCGCAGTTGCACAAGAAGCTTGAACATTATCACAAAAAGCTAAAGGAGATTGAACAAAATGGGCCCTCTCGACAGCCCAAAGACGTCTTCCGGGACATGCACCAGGGCCTCAAGGACGTAGGGGCCAATGTCCGCTCCAGCATCAGTGGCTTTGGAGGCGGAGTGGTGGAGGGTGTCAAAGGTGGACTGTCAGGCCTTTCTCAAGCCACCCACACAGCTGTGGTCTCCAAACCCCGAGAGTTTGCAAGCTTGATCCGCAACAAATTTGGCAGTGCGGACAACATTGCCCACTTGAAGGACACGCTGGAAGATGGGCACCCTGAGGAGGCTTCACGGACTCTGAGTGGCAGTGCCACTCTGGTTTCTAGTCCCAAATACGGCAGTGACGATGAGTGCTCCAGTGCCACTTCTGGCTCAGCAGCAGGTAGCAACTCGGGGGCGGGTGCTGGTGGCTTGGGCAGCCCCAAGTCTAACACCTTGGACAGTCACCACTATAATTTTGAGACCATCATAGAAGAACTGAGGGAGATTAAGGACATTCAGTCCCACCTTGAGGACTCCATGGAAGACCTCAAGGCCCAGCTGCAGCGAGACTATACGTATATGACTCAGTGCTTACAGGAAGAGCGTTATAG ATATGAACGCTTGGAAGAGCAGCTGAATGACCTGACAGAACTCCACCAGAATGAAATGACCAATCTCAAACAGGAGCTGGCCAGCATGGAGGAGAAGGTGGCTTACCAGTCCTATGAGAGGGCCAGAGACATTCAG GAGGCTGTGGAATCCTGCCTGACTCGTGTCACCAAGCTGgaacttcagcagcagcagcaacaggtggTGCAGCTGGAAGGGGTGGAGAATGCCAATGCCCGGGCCCTGCTAGGCAAATTCATCAACGTCATATTGGCCTTGATGGCTGTGCTGCTGGTCTTTGTCTCCACCATTGCCAGTTTCATCACGCCCTTGATGAAGACCCGCATGCGTCTCCTGAGCACCACCCTGCTAGtgctttttctcttcctcctctggaaGCACTGGGACTCCATCACTTACCTTCTGGAACACGTGCTGCTCCCTAGCTGA